The following proteins are co-located in the Synechococcus sp. PROS-U-1 genome:
- a CDS encoding ABC transporter ATP-binding protein gives MAALRLDLIGRYLRPHRRTVLLGAIALVVVNMLRVTIPMEVRSVVDELQEGFSYGAILRQAGWVVLLATTMGVIRLVSRQLIFGVGRQVEVELRQRLFEHMLRQEPDWIQSKGSGEVISRATSDVENIRRLLGFAILSLTNTLLAYALTLPAMLAIDPWLTLAAVGLYPVMLSTVRLFGGRMMRQKRVQQEELSALSNLIQEDLSGIGAIKIYGQEASEQDAFATRNRRYRDSAIRLARTQSTLFPLLQGISSMSVLLLLAIGSGQLESGGLTIGGFVALILYVEQLVFPTALLGFTLNTFQTGQVSLERVEELLQREPEIKDPPDPWPAQPRRTNQRRGRFEARDLTVRYQGAAQNTLNGLSFCIEPGELVAVVGPVGCGKTTLARAFGRMVPLETGQLFLDGVDVTRMPLQELRGDVAIVPQEGFLFTSTLADNLRYGDPEATDQRVEQAAGQARLADDIKGFPDGFDTIVGERGITLSGGQRQRTALGRALLMSTPVLVLDDALASVDNNTAAAILDSIRAQDDRTIVMISHQLSAAAACDRILVMESGRIVQQGHHSALIQQPGVYKRLWERQQAAQQLDAMAS, from the coding sequence ATGGCTGCCCTACGTCTCGACCTCATCGGCCGCTACTTGCGACCCCATCGACGCACCGTCCTGCTGGGAGCCATCGCACTGGTGGTGGTCAACATGCTTCGGGTCACCATCCCGATGGAAGTGCGCAGCGTCGTGGATGAGCTGCAGGAGGGATTCAGCTACGGGGCCATCTTGCGCCAGGCGGGATGGGTTGTGCTCCTCGCCACCACCATGGGTGTGATTCGCCTGGTCTCGCGTCAGCTCATCTTCGGGGTGGGTCGGCAAGTGGAAGTGGAGCTGCGTCAGCGTTTGTTCGAGCACATGTTGCGCCAGGAGCCCGATTGGATTCAGAGCAAGGGCAGCGGTGAAGTAATCAGTCGTGCCACCAGCGATGTGGAGAACATTCGGCGCCTGCTTGGATTTGCAATTCTCAGCCTGACCAACACGCTGCTGGCCTATGCACTCACCCTGCCCGCCATGTTGGCGATCGACCCCTGGCTGACGTTGGCCGCCGTGGGGCTCTACCCGGTGATGCTGAGCACGGTGCGGCTGTTCGGCGGCCGCATGATGCGTCAGAAGCGGGTGCAGCAGGAAGAACTCTCCGCACTGAGCAATCTGATTCAGGAAGATCTGTCCGGGATCGGGGCCATCAAGATCTACGGCCAAGAGGCCTCGGAACAGGATGCCTTCGCGACTCGTAATCGGCGCTACAGGGACAGTGCCATTCGTTTGGCAAGGACACAAAGCACTCTCTTCCCTCTGCTCCAGGGAATCTCATCGATGTCTGTGCTGTTGTTGCTTGCCATCGGTAGCGGTCAGCTCGAATCCGGTGGGCTGACCATTGGTGGCTTTGTTGCCCTGATTCTCTATGTGGAGCAACTTGTTTTTCCGACGGCCCTACTGGGATTCACCCTCAACACCTTTCAGACCGGACAGGTCAGCCTTGAGAGGGTTGAGGAATTGCTCCAGCGCGAGCCAGAAATCAAAGATCCACCAGATCCATGGCCAGCTCAACCACGTCGGACGAACCAACGCAGGGGACGCTTTGAAGCCCGTGACCTGACCGTCCGCTACCAGGGTGCTGCGCAGAACACTCTGAACGGGCTCAGTTTCTGCATCGAGCCGGGAGAATTGGTGGCCGTTGTTGGTCCGGTGGGGTGCGGCAAGACCACCCTGGCGCGGGCCTTCGGGCGCATGGTTCCTCTCGAGACCGGGCAACTGTTCCTGGATGGGGTGGATGTGACCCGGATGCCTCTTCAGGAGTTACGCGGTGATGTGGCGATTGTTCCCCAAGAGGGCTTTCTTTTCACCAGCACCCTGGCGGACAACCTTCGCTATGGCGATCCTGAAGCCACGGATCAACGGGTTGAGCAGGCTGCAGGCCAGGCCCGTCTCGCTGATGACATCAAAGGATTTCCAGATGGCTTCGACACGATCGTTGGGGAACGCGGCATCACGCTGAGTGGTGGTCAGCGTCAACGCACAGCACTCGGACGGGCTTTGCTGATGTCGACCCCGGTGTTGGTTCTCGATGACGCCTTGGCGAGTGTCGACAACAACACGGCAGCAGCCATTTTGGATTCGATCCGGGCACAGGACGATCGGACCATCGTGATGATCAGCCATCAACTTTCGGCCGCAGCAGCCTGTGATCGGATCCTCGTCATGGAGAGCGGCCGCATCGTTCAGCAGGGGCACCACAGCGCGTTGATTCAGCAGCCCGGGGTGTACAAACGACTCTGGGAACGTCAGCAGGCGGCGCAACAACTGGATGCCATGGCTTCTTGA
- a CDS encoding Mini-ribonuclease 3 produces the protein MSDWIRNLSPSGQNDQLGPLQLAWIGDAVWELHQRLRHGARPGRSDHLHRAVVADVRADAQSRLLTWLEDRQLLDSRELDLVRRGRNSAGRGPRRAEAAVYGRATGFETMVGWLFLNNPARLAELFDHLEQAGSNP, from the coding sequence TTGAGCGACTGGATTCGCAATTTGTCTCCCAGTGGCCAGAACGATCAGTTGGGCCCGTTGCAGCTGGCTTGGATTGGTGATGCTGTTTGGGAGCTCCATCAACGGCTCCGCCATGGAGCCAGACCCGGCCGTTCCGACCATTTGCATCGTGCTGTTGTGGCCGATGTTCGCGCCGATGCCCAATCCCGTTTGCTGACCTGGCTGGAGGATCGTCAACTCCTGGACTCCCGGGAACTCGATCTGGTCCGACGGGGACGCAACAGTGCAGGCCGAGGTCCGCGGCGTGCAGAGGCGGCTGTCTATGGACGGGCCACAGGGTTTGAGACAATGGTGGGCTGGCTGTTTCTGAACAATCCAGCCCGGCTTGCGGAGCTCTTCGATCACCTGGAGCAAGCCGGATCCAACCCATAA
- the carA gene encoding glutamine-hydrolyzing carbamoyl-phosphate synthase small subunit, with protein sequence MTFGGPPMPDSPSDKAHLVLADGTVLTGVGFGHRGTTIGEVVFNTGMTGYQEVLTDPSYAGQLVSFTYPELGNTGVNADDQEADRPHARGVIARQVAPFPSSWRCEQPLETWMQSHQLVGISGLDTRALVRHLREVGAMNGVISSDGQTPAQLLELLKQAPSMQGLNLADRVTTREPYEWNQACSVGFDQRLQRRSDSPFRVVAIDFGIKRAILDRLVAHGCDVTVLPADTDLATVRSHGPDGVFLSNGPGDPAAVSHGIALAKTLLEEADLPLFGICLGHQILGLALGGKTFKLSYGHRGLNHPCGTTGQVEITSQNHGFALSAESLDAGTIDVTHFNLNDRTVAAIAHRHKPIIGVQYHPEASPGPHDADHHFARFVTLMADRRP encoded by the coding sequence ATGACCTTCGGTGGCCCTCCGATGCCCGATTCCCCATCAGACAAGGCCCATCTCGTCCTTGCCGATGGCACGGTTCTGACCGGTGTCGGATTCGGGCATCGCGGCACCACCATCGGTGAGGTGGTGTTCAACACCGGTATGACCGGGTATCAGGAGGTGCTGACGGATCCCTCCTACGCCGGCCAGCTGGTCAGCTTCACGTATCCCGAACTTGGCAACACCGGGGTGAATGCCGACGATCAAGAGGCGGATCGTCCCCATGCCCGGGGCGTGATCGCTCGCCAGGTCGCACCGTTTCCCAGCAGCTGGCGCTGTGAACAGCCGCTCGAGACCTGGATGCAGAGCCATCAACTGGTGGGCATCAGCGGTTTGGACACCCGTGCCCTGGTGCGACATCTGCGTGAGGTCGGTGCCATGAACGGCGTGATCAGCAGTGATGGCCAGACCCCTGCTCAGCTGCTTGAGCTCTTGAAGCAAGCGCCTTCGATGCAAGGTCTGAACCTGGCGGATCGCGTCACCACCCGTGAGCCGTATGAGTGGAACCAGGCCTGCAGCGTCGGCTTCGATCAGCGTTTACAGCGCCGCAGCGACTCCCCCTTCCGCGTCGTCGCTATTGATTTCGGGATCAAACGGGCCATCCTCGATCGTCTGGTGGCCCATGGCTGTGATGTCACTGTTCTCCCTGCTGACACGGATCTGGCCACGGTTCGTTCCCATGGTCCGGACGGCGTCTTTCTGTCCAACGGTCCTGGCGATCCAGCGGCGGTGAGCCATGGAATTGCCTTGGCCAAGACCCTTCTGGAAGAAGCGGATCTACCGCTGTTCGGGATCTGTTTGGGGCATCAGATCCTTGGCCTGGCCCTCGGCGGCAAGACGTTCAAGCTGTCCTATGGCCATCGTGGGTTGAATCATCCCTGTGGCACCACAGGGCAGGTTGAGATCACCAGTCAGAACCATGGGTTTGCGCTCTCTGCCGAATCTCTGGATGCAGGCACCATTGATGTCACCCACTTCAATCTGAACGACCGCACCGTTGCGGCGATTGCCCACCGTCACAAGCCCATTATTGGCGTTCAATATCACCCGGAAGCCAGTCCTGGACCACATGACGCAGACCATCATTTCGCCCGCTTTGTGACGCTCATGGCCGATCGACGTCCATGA
- a CDS encoding STAS domain-containing protein, with product MMPGGLDPISELQRLTVSLRGGFEQKNGCLVFHFTGQLDAYSEKQFMEYSADVLKANKLPAVFDLSKIDFLDSSGLGALVQLAKQCTDAKRSFLLVGNTRVTQTIKLVRLEEFLHLVEDLSTALNQLAA from the coding sequence ATGATGCCGGGGGGGCTTGATCCCATCAGCGAACTGCAGCGACTGACCGTCTCTCTACGGGGCGGATTTGAACAGAAGAATGGTTGTTTGGTGTTTCACTTCACCGGCCAACTTGATGCGTACTCCGAGAAGCAGTTCATGGAGTATTCGGCCGATGTTTTGAAAGCCAACAAGCTTCCAGCTGTCTTCGATCTAAGCAAGATCGATTTTCTCGACTCATCCGGCCTCGGGGCCTTGGTGCAGTTGGCCAAACAATGCACGGATGCCAAACGGTCGTTTCTGCTTGTGGGGAACACCCGCGTAACGCAGACGATCAAGTTGGTGCGGCTCGAGGAGTTTCTCCATCTGGTGGAGGATCTGTCAACAGCTCTGAACCAGTTGGCCGCTTGA
- a CDS encoding DUF1816 domain-containing protein, whose translation MSPLIRPLRSLANGLGVAWWARIQTSGPDVTYWFGPFITRKGLENELGSFLDDVKSEQPQSISHSLLRTRRSEPLTITTEG comes from the coding sequence ATGAGTCCCCTGATTCGGCCGCTGCGCAGTCTTGCCAATGGCCTTGGGGTCGCCTGGTGGGCTCGGATCCAGACCTCAGGCCCCGATGTGACCTATTGGTTCGGGCCCTTCATCACCCGAAAAGGACTGGAAAACGAGCTCGGCTCCTTCCTTGACGACGTCAAGTCTGAACAACCCCAGTCGATCAGCCACTCCTTGTTGCGGACCCGACGCTCTGAGCCCCTCACCATCACGACTGAGGGTTGA
- the trpD gene encoding anthranilate phosphoribosyltransferase, with translation MSSDTRSWSGCLEHLLQGNNLSSDQATELMRAWLAEELEPVQTGAFLAGLRSKGMVADELAAMAAVLRDACPLPCARPDLAMVDTCGTGGDGADTFNISTAVAFTAAACGVNVAKHGNRSASGKVGSADVLEGLGLNLKAPLNKVVEALPGTGVTFLFAPAWHPALVNLAPLRRSLGVRTVFNLLGPLVNPLQPQAQVLGVARPELLDSMAGALQQLGLDRAVVVHGAGGLDEASLAGPNALRLIESGGITSQDVSPEDLGLTTANLDQLRGGDCALNQQILRDVLQGQGSLAQTEVVAFNTALVLWAADLQTDLKAAAAQALMVLREGKAWEKLVALRDALSDGDGE, from the coding sequence ATGTCCTCAGACACGCGTTCTTGGTCCGGTTGCTTGGAGCATCTGCTGCAGGGCAACAACCTCAGCTCCGATCAGGCCACCGAACTGATGCGTGCCTGGCTTGCCGAGGAGCTCGAGCCCGTTCAGACAGGAGCGTTTCTCGCTGGTCTGAGATCCAAGGGAATGGTCGCCGACGAGCTTGCGGCCATGGCGGCCGTTTTGAGAGATGCCTGCCCACTCCCCTGCGCCCGGCCTGATTTGGCGATGGTCGACACCTGTGGCACCGGTGGTGACGGTGCCGACACGTTCAACATCTCTACAGCGGTCGCCTTCACCGCCGCCGCCTGTGGCGTCAATGTCGCGAAGCACGGCAACCGCAGCGCCAGCGGCAAGGTGGGCTCGGCCGATGTTCTTGAAGGGCTCGGTCTCAACCTCAAGGCACCCTTAAACAAAGTGGTGGAGGCTCTGCCTGGAACCGGGGTCACCTTTCTGTTCGCTCCGGCATGGCATCCCGCCCTTGTGAATCTGGCTCCGTTGCGCCGCAGTCTGGGTGTGCGCACCGTCTTCAATTTGCTGGGACCTCTGGTGAATCCTCTGCAGCCCCAAGCACAGGTGCTCGGCGTGGCCCGTCCCGAGCTTCTCGATTCCATGGCAGGTGCTCTTCAGCAACTGGGATTGGATCGTGCCGTGGTGGTTCACGGCGCCGGCGGTCTCGATGAGGCCTCCCTCGCTGGACCGAATGCTTTGCGTCTGATCGAATCCGGGGGCATCACCAGTCAGGACGTCTCCCCCGAAGATCTGGGTCTGACGACGGCCAACCTCGATCAGCTGCGTGGTGGTGATTGTGCGCTCAATCAGCAGATCCTGCGGGACGTTCTGCAGGGGCAGGGATCGCTGGCTCAGACCGAGGTGGTGGCCTTCAACACAGCATTGGTTCTCTGGGCCGCTGATCTCCAAACCGATCTGAAGGCTGCTGCTGCTCAGGCTTTGATGGTGCTGAGAGAGGGCAAGGCCTGGGAGAAGCTTGTCGCTTTGCGGGATGCCCTGTCCGACGGAGATGGAGAATGA
- the rlmB gene encoding 23S rRNA (guanosine(2251)-2'-O)-methyltransferase RlmB: protein MSPRFERRSSGPSRDGRSGPGGSGSGRPTGGRPPSGRPSAGRPAMGRSGSNSRPMPSNRRSDGGRSPYSKSGRDGSSFRDRRAPRDEGWDRSRSGDRPGNRFGERSGERSGERYGNRSGDRPRERYGDRPRSFDRDQNASRSESQNDRSGPGRFQDRNDRYGDRRRSGDERRQPSQRPRTRYDNGRSPRVNAAPEAAAATPPADDLIWGRHATQAALEAGRPIHRIWCTPEMRSAAKFLQLLRDAKASGVLVEEVTWARLGQITGGSVHQGIALQTAAAETLDLETLIDGCSDLGEPPLLVALDSVTDPHNLGAVVRSAEAMGAHGVVIPQRRSAGLTGSAAKVAAGALEHLPVARVVNLNRSLEKLKDAGYRVVGLAAEGDVTLTDVDLSGPLVLVTGSEDQGLSLLTRRHCDQLVRIPLRGITPSLNASVATALCVYEVARRNWMKDIHGQAPSPPIRRPQLAGAATSVETSEAPVEQAPEQRIDLDLNPSQQDAAVQFDQNIQLSP from the coding sequence ATGAGCCCTCGCTTTGAACGCCGCTCCAGCGGCCCATCCCGCGATGGGCGTTCGGGGCCAGGAGGGAGTGGAAGTGGGCGACCGACAGGGGGCAGGCCTCCCAGTGGACGTCCATCCGCTGGTCGACCAGCGATGGGTCGCTCCGGCAGCAACAGTCGGCCCATGCCAAGCAATCGCCGTTCCGATGGTGGTCGTTCGCCTTATTCGAAAAGTGGTCGTGACGGCAGCAGTTTTCGCGATCGACGAGCGCCGCGGGATGAGGGCTGGGATCGTTCGCGGAGTGGCGATCGACCTGGCAATCGATTCGGAGAACGATCTGGAGAGCGATCTGGAGAGCGGTACGGCAATCGATCCGGTGATCGCCCCAGAGAGCGATACGGAGATCGGCCCCGTTCCTTTGACCGGGATCAAAATGCGTCGCGTTCGGAGTCCCAGAACGACCGTTCAGGGCCCGGGCGTTTTCAGGATCGGAATGATCGTTATGGCGACCGCCGACGCTCCGGGGATGAACGGCGACAGCCGTCCCAGCGCCCCCGAACCCGCTACGACAATGGCCGTTCCCCGCGAGTGAATGCAGCACCGGAGGCCGCAGCGGCCACACCTCCGGCAGATGATCTGATTTGGGGGCGCCATGCCACCCAAGCCGCGCTGGAGGCAGGACGACCCATTCATCGCATTTGGTGCACCCCGGAGATGCGCAGTGCGGCTAAATTTCTCCAGCTCTTGCGCGATGCCAAGGCGTCTGGGGTCTTGGTGGAAGAGGTGACCTGGGCTCGGCTTGGACAGATCACAGGTGGTTCCGTTCACCAGGGCATCGCCCTTCAGACGGCAGCGGCTGAAACCCTCGATCTCGAAACCCTCATCGATGGCTGTTCGGATCTTGGGGAACCCCCCTTATTGGTGGCTTTGGATAGTGTCACGGACCCCCACAATCTCGGTGCTGTCGTACGTTCCGCCGAGGCGATGGGAGCCCATGGTGTGGTGATTCCCCAGCGTCGGAGTGCTGGATTAACCGGTTCGGCCGCCAAAGTGGCAGCCGGCGCCCTTGAACACCTTCCGGTCGCGCGTGTGGTCAACCTCAACCGGTCGTTGGAAAAGCTCAAGGATGCGGGATACAGGGTGGTGGGCCTTGCGGCAGAAGGGGACGTGACCCTCACGGATGTTGATCTCAGCGGCCCATTGGTGCTGGTCACCGGGTCAGAGGACCAGGGCTTGTCGCTTTTGACCCGGCGTCACTGTGATCAGTTGGTCCGCATTCCGCTGCGGGGCATCACCCCAAGCCTCAATGCATCTGTTGCTACGGCTCTTTGTGTTTATGAAGTGGCGAGACGCAACTGGATGAAGGACATTCACGGCCAGGCACCATCACCGCCGATTCGGCGGCCCCAACTCGCTGGTGCCGCAACGTCTGTTGAGACGTCTGAAGCGCCTGTGGAGCAGGCTCCTGAGCAGCGGATTGACCTCGATCTCAATCCATCTCAACAGGATGCCGCGGTGCAGTTCGATCAGAATATCCAGCTATCTCCCTGA
- the msrA gene encoding peptide-methionine (S)-S-oxide reductase MsrA — translation MLPSWLSPRSGAESAAPATHAVLGTPLNAPLMADQEEAIFACGCFWGAEKGFWRLPGVVSTAVGYAGGQTEQPTYNQVCSGRTGHTEVVRVVWSRPAVDFSDLLKLFWECHDPTQGNRQGNDTGTQYRSAIYTFNQQHLQQALSSRDVYQAALSERGYGTITTEILADQTFYFAEDYHQQYLAKPGSRPYCSAMPTQTLLGSFEGSNYKLPKQVWAKYDWSISHCVLRSDNSPIQLAS, via the coding sequence ATGTTGCCCTCCTGGCTGTCTCCCCGCAGCGGCGCCGAATCAGCTGCACCGGCAACCCATGCTGTGTTGGGGACACCGCTGAATGCCCCGCTCATGGCAGATCAGGAGGAAGCGATCTTTGCCTGTGGATGCTTTTGGGGCGCTGAAAAAGGGTTTTGGCGGCTGCCAGGGGTGGTTAGCACTGCCGTTGGCTATGCGGGAGGACAGACGGAGCAACCGACCTACAACCAAGTGTGCTCCGGCAGAACGGGACACACGGAAGTCGTGCGCGTGGTTTGGAGTCGTCCGGCGGTGGATTTCAGCGACTTGCTGAAGTTGTTCTGGGAATGCCACGACCCCACCCAGGGCAATCGACAGGGCAATGACACCGGTACGCAATACCGATCAGCGATCTACACCTTCAACCAGCAGCATCTCCAACAAGCCCTCTCCAGCCGGGACGTTTATCAAGCTGCCCTTTCCGAAAGGGGCTACGGCACCATCACCACCGAAATCCTGGCTGATCAAACCTTCTATTTCGCCGAGGACTATCACCAGCAATATCTGGCCAAACCCGGAAGCCGCCCCTACTGCTCGGCCATGCCAACCCAGACGCTGCTCGGCAGCTTCGAGGGATCCAACTACAAGCTCCCGAAGCAGGTCTGGGCCAAGTACGACTGGTCCATCAGTCACTGCGTCCTCCGCTCAGACAACAGCCCAATCCAGCTCGCAAGCTGA
- the gatA gene encoding Asp-tRNA(Asn)/Glu-tRNA(Gln) amidotransferase subunit GatA — protein MDRRDMTISAWRQQLQSGEVSSRELVDQHLKRLESSEPSLNAFVEVTAEKARAEASRIDEARAAGESLGPLAGLPLAIKDNLCTKGVRTTCSSRMLEQFVPPYESTVTERLWQAGGVLVGKTNLDEFAMGGSTETSAFGATQNPWNTAHVPGGSSGGSAAAVVAGSCLASLGSDTGGSIRQPASFCGVVGLKPTYGRVSRWGLVAFASSLDQVGPFAGSVADVAELLQVIAGPDPRDSTCLDVAVPDFSAGLNQPIKGLKVGVIKECFDAEGLDAEVKASVQASAAQLEALGAELVEVSCPRFNDGIATYYVIAPSEASANLARYDGVKYGFRADDTESLAAMTARSRAEGFGAEVQRRILIGTYALSAGYVDAYYKKAQQVRTLIRRDFDAAFQSVDVLLTPTAPSTAFKAGAHADDPLAMYLADLLTIPVNLAGLPAISVPCGFSAAGLPIGMQLIGNVLDEPRLLQVAHQYEQAASVMANRPKAALVP, from the coding sequence ATGGATCGCAGGGACATGACGATCAGCGCGTGGCGTCAGCAGCTGCAGAGCGGTGAGGTTTCCTCCCGCGAGCTCGTTGATCAACACCTCAAGCGGCTTGAAAGCTCTGAGCCGTCGCTCAATGCTTTCGTTGAGGTCACGGCCGAGAAGGCCCGTGCTGAAGCCTCCAGAATTGATGAAGCTCGCGCCGCCGGTGAAAGCCTTGGGCCGCTTGCCGGTCTTCCCTTGGCGATCAAAGACAACCTTTGCACCAAAGGGGTCCGCACCACCTGCTCGAGCCGAATGCTGGAGCAGTTCGTGCCTCCCTACGAATCCACCGTGACGGAACGGCTCTGGCAAGCCGGTGGTGTGCTGGTCGGTAAGACCAATTTGGATGAATTCGCCATGGGTGGCTCAACGGAAACGTCTGCGTTTGGTGCAACGCAGAATCCCTGGAACACAGCCCATGTGCCCGGCGGGAGCTCCGGTGGAAGCGCTGCAGCCGTTGTTGCCGGAAGTTGTCTTGCTTCGCTGGGGTCCGATACCGGTGGCTCCATTAGGCAACCGGCATCGTTCTGTGGCGTTGTGGGCCTGAAACCCACCTACGGCCGGGTCAGTCGCTGGGGCTTGGTGGCTTTTGCCAGCTCCCTGGATCAGGTGGGTCCCTTTGCAGGAAGTGTTGCTGATGTCGCAGAACTGCTGCAGGTGATTGCAGGACCCGATCCTCGTGATTCCACCTGTCTGGATGTGGCGGTGCCTGACTTCAGTGCTGGCCTGAATCAGCCGATCAAGGGACTCAAGGTTGGTGTGATCAAGGAGTGCTTCGATGCCGAGGGACTCGATGCTGAGGTCAAGGCATCGGTGCAGGCCTCTGCAGCTCAGCTGGAGGCTCTCGGGGCCGAACTGGTGGAGGTGAGCTGCCCGCGCTTCAATGATGGAATTGCCACGTATTACGTGATCGCGCCGTCTGAGGCCTCGGCCAATTTGGCGCGGTACGACGGAGTGAAGTACGGCTTTCGCGCTGACGACACTGAGAGCCTTGCCGCGATGACGGCACGAAGCCGTGCTGAGGGGTTCGGCGCTGAGGTGCAGCGGCGGATCCTGATTGGCACCTATGCCCTCTCCGCCGGATACGTTGATGCCTACTACAAAAAAGCGCAGCAGGTTCGCACCCTGATCCGGCGTGATTTTGATGCTGCTTTCCAGAGTGTGGACGTGCTGCTCACCCCAACAGCACCGTCAACAGCCTTCAAGGCTGGTGCCCATGCCGATGATCCTCTGGCGATGTACCTCGCCGACCTGCTGACGATTCCCGTCAATCTCGCCGGGCTGCCGGCCATCAGTGTTCCCTGCGGTTTTAGTGCGGCGGGTCTTCCGATCGGAATGCAGCTGATCGGCAATGTTTTGGACGAACCGCGTCTGCTCCAGGTCGCGCACCAGTACGAGCAGGCAGCCAGTGTGATGGCGAACCGTCCGAAAGCTGCGTTGGTCCCTTAG